A single region of the Brachypodium distachyon strain Bd21 chromosome 3, Brachypodium_distachyon_v3.0, whole genome shotgun sequence genome encodes:
- the LOC104584212 gene encoding uncharacterized protein LOC104584212, with product MFSGIRSAIANSMLSTILLKLVRISVGYLTVVLPSARLERGVPSKPSPSLLDLDKVDTTPNIDLDNKAQPSELLGDFEGDSDTEGDESAFDGSANTQEEDKELSLDSDLLALLDNPLNPQGSSMKIDNMIEANLLDFSGQDKCCSSALNHSGVSRRRLHGNSKVL from the coding sequence ATGTTCTCCGGCATCAGAAGCGCAATTGCTAACTCCATGCTTTCTACCATCCTTCTGAAACTAGTTAGAATTAGTGTTGGCTACCTTACTGTCGTGTTACCTAGTGCTAGGCTAGAGCGAGGAGTTCCGTCAaagccttctccttctcttcttgATTTAGACAAGGTTGATACTACTCCTAACATTGATCTTGACAACAAAGCACAGCCTTCTGAGCTTTTGGGGGATTTCGAGGGTGACAGCGATACTGAGGGTGATGAATCCGCCTTTGATGGCAGTGCCAATACTCAGGAGGAGGATAAGGAGCTGTCGCTTGACAGTGACTTGTTGGCTCTTCTTGATAATCCACTTAATCCACAAGGTAGTTCTATGAAAATAGATAACATGATTGAGGCCAACTTATTGGACTTTTCTGGTCAAGACAAGTGTTGCAGTTCAGCTCTTAATCATTCTGGTGTAAGCAGGAGGAGGTTGCATGGAAATAGCAAGGTTCTCTGA
- the LOC100841352 gene encoding probable alpha,alpha-trehalose-phosphate synthase [UDP-forming] 8, whose protein sequence is MVSKSYSNLLEMSCGDSVDFRQPFKSLPRVVTSPGLISDPDWDSRSDDDSVGSASFTERKIIVANFLPLNCMKDEAGQWSFSKDDDALLMQLKDGFSDETDVIYVGSLKVQIDPSDQDHVAQKLLREYRCIPTFLPSELQQQFYHGFCKQQLWPLFHYMLPICLDKGELFDRSLFRAYVRANKIFADKVMEAINTDDDCVWVHDYHLMLLPTFLRKRLHRIKLGFFLHSPFPSSEIYRTLPVRDEILKSLLNADLIGFQTFDYARHFLSCCSRLLGLHYESKRGYIGIEYFGRTVSLKILSVGVHVGRLESILKLPSTASKVQEIEQRYKGKMLMLGVDDMDIFKGISLKLLGLELLLDRNPKLRGKVVLVQIVNPARSPGKDVEEAITEAVSVAERINVKYGSADYKPVVLIDNRIPFSEKIAFYAASDCCIVNAVRDGMNLVPYEYTVCRQGNDVMDKHRGFDKNHHHTSTLIVSEFVGCSPSLSGAFRVNPWSVDDVADALHSATDLTESEKRLRHDKHYRYVSTHDVAYWARSFIQDLERACKDHYSQRCWAIGFGLNFRVIALSPGFRKLSLEHFLSSYNKATRRAIFLDYDGTIVPQSSINKTPSAELISILNSLCNDPKNDVFIVSGRGRNSLDEWFAPCEKLGIAAEHGYFVRWNQATEWESNYSSPDREWKHIAEPVMQVYTETTDGSFIEPKESALVWHYLDADHDFGSCQAKELLDHLERVLSNEPVGVKCGHFIVEVKPQGVSKGLAVDKLIRTLINNGKTPDFLMCIGNDRSDEDMFESINSKACSSAFATIPEVLACSVGQKPSKAKYYVDDTAEVIRLLKNASGVSSQQEVVSQGRVSFRHVLDYVD, encoded by the exons ATGGTTTCAAAGTCTTACTCGAATCTTCTAGAGATGAGCTGTGGAGATAGTGTTGACTTCAGACAACCTTTTAAGTCTCTTCCTCGTGTAGTGACTTCTCCTGGCCTTATATCTGATCCTGATTGGGATTCCAGAAGTGATGATGATTCAGTTGGTTCAGCTTCTTTTACTGAGAGGAAAATAATTGTTGCCAACTTCCTTCCACTGAACTGTATGAAAGATGAAGCTGGCCAATGGTCCTTCTCAAAAGATGATGATGCATTACTCATGCAACTTAAAGATGGTTTTTCAGATGAGACTGATGTTATCTACGTCGGTAGTTTGAAGGTTCAAATAGACCCCAGTGATCAGGACCATGTTGCACAGAAGCTTCTTAGAGAATATCGGTGCATACCTACTTTTCTCCCTTCTGAACTACAGCAGCAGTTCTATCACGGCTTTTGTAAACAGCAATTGTGGCCCCTTTTCCATTATATGCTCCCTATTTGCCTTGACAAAGGTGAGCTCTTTGATCGCTCTCTGTTCCGAGCCTATGTCCGAGCCAACAAAATTTTTGCTGACAAAGTTATGGAAGCAATCAATACAGATGATGATTGTGTTTGGGTTCATGATTATCATCTCATGCTTCTCCCAACATTTTTGAGAAAGAGGTTGCACCGAATAAAGCTTGGTTTCTTTCTCCACAGCCCATTCCCTTCCTCAGAAATTTACAGGACATTGCCTGTAAGGGATGAGATCCTGAAGTCATTGCTTAATGCCGATCTCATTGGTTTTCAAACTTTTGACTATGCCCGCCACTTCCTTTCTTGTTGTAGCAGATTGTTAGGACTGCATTATGAATCAAAACGTGGTTACATTGGAATAGAGTATTTTGGCCGAACTGTGAGCTTGAAGATCCTCTCAGTGGGTGTCCATGTTGGGAGGCTTGAGTCTATCTTAAAGTTGCCTTCTACAGCTAGCAAGGTTCAAGAAATCGAACAAAGGTACAAGGGCAAGATGCTGATGTTAGGTGTAGATGACATGGACATCTTCAAAGGGATAAGTCTAAAACTGCTTGGATTGGAGCTTCTTCTAGATCGGAATCCAAAACTTAGAGGGAAGGTGGTCCTTGTACAGATTGTCAATCCAGCAAGAAGCCCAGGGAAGGATGTGGAGGAAGCAATAACTGAAGCTGTCTCTGTAGCTGAAAGAATTAATGTTAAGTATGGTTCTGCAGATTACAAGCCTGTTGTCCTTATTGACAATCGTATTCCATTTTCTGAAAAGATTGCATTCTATGCTGCATCTGATTGTTGCATTGTAAATGCTGTGAGGGATGGTATGAACTTAGTACCATATGAGTACACTGTTTGCCGGCAGggaaatgatgtgatggataAGCACAGAGGTTTTGACAAAAACCACCATCATACAAGTACCCTAATTGTTTCGGAATTTGTTGGTTGCTCCCCATCTCTTAGTGGTGCTTTCAGGGTAAATCCTTGGAGTGTTGATGATGTGGCTGATGCTTTACACAGTGCAACAGACTTGACTGAATCCGAGAAAAGACTGCGACATGATAAGCATTATCGCTATGTTAGTACTCATGACGTTGCTTACTGGGCACGCAGCTTTATTCAGGACCTGGAAAGGGCATGCAAAGATCACTATAGCCAAAGGTGTTGGGCCATTGGATTTGGTCTGAATTTTAGAGTTATCGCTCTTTCTCCTGGCTTCAGAAAGCTGTCTTTGGAGCACTTCCTTTCTTCTTATAACAAGGCTACCAGAAGGGCAATATTTCTTGACTATGATGGCACCATCGTGCCTCAGTCATCAATCAACAAAACTCCAAGTGCTGAACTCATTTCTATCCTTAACAGCTTATGTAATGACCCAAAGAATGATGTATTTATAGTCAGTGGAAGAGGACGGAATTCACTTGATGAGTGGTTTGCTCCATGTGAAAAGCTTGGTATTGCTGCAGAACATGGTTATTTTGTCAG GTGGAACCAAGCCACTGAATGGGAATCAAACTATTCGAGTCCAGATCGTGAATGGAAGCATATTGCTGAACCTGTCATGCAAGTATACACTGAGACAACTGATGGATCCTTCATAGAGCCAAAGGAAAGCGCTCTAGTATGGCACTATCTGGATGCAGACCACGACTTCGGTTCCTGCCAAGCAAAGGAATTACTGGACCATCTTGAGAGGGTGCTATCAAATGAACCTGTTGGTGTGAAGTGTGGCCATTTTATTGTAGAAGTCAAACCACAG GGAGTTAGCAAGGGGCTTGCTGTAGACAAGCTAATTCGCACATTGATCAACAATGGTAAGACACCAGATTTTCTAATGTGCATTGGTAACGATCGATCCGACGAGGACATGTTTGAAAGTATCAATAGCAAGGCCTGCAGTTCTGCATTTGCCACAATTCCAGAGGTCCTTGCTTGCTCAGTTGGGCAAAAGCCGAGCAAAGCAAAATACTATGTTGATGATACTGCCGAAGTAATCAGATTACTCAAGAATGCAAgcggcgtttcatctcaacaGGAGGTTGTCAGCCAAGGCCGTGTGTCTTTCAGACATGTGCTGGATTATGTGGACTGA